A genomic region of Pseudopipra pipra isolate bDixPip1 chromosome 20, bDixPip1.hap1, whole genome shotgun sequence contains the following coding sequences:
- the MAMDC4 gene encoding apical endosomal glycoprotein isoform X3, translated as MAAGGQVLVFLVLLAKTLLPCGSVIINSCSSTAEQLCDFVCDCSDCSDENQCGYLRGSAVLGTPFTCDFEDGDCGWQDVGTSTYRWVRGQASLARWGTGPHSDHTVGTDLGSFLVTVSPPAKTVATAWLRSPEMQEAAATCEIRAWYHLSGSCEGTQGLNEMEQPVLRLDVAYRDEVVGLWQNPERSSKGWHQLVAYLGRITGQFQLIFSLTQPPACGAEVALDDIIFRNCGLPGPGQQDCGAQESRCSRGSCVAQHRLCDGTDDCGDGWDEDTTRCKSFTNCSFERHLCNWEAEPGPPSWDRNTSLNLGTLYGFPTRDHSTNSRAGFFLHVNSAPNMGPSGTAQLSSPTFQATNSCSLVLYCHLHGSANSNLSIFYVTNSTKQLVRERTGDMGSCWFRERVNFSVTEAFKVLIEGVAGNGGTVAIDDLILSPGCVKEQGKSPVTLPSQAGASPCAAGEVACDSGGCIAAELACDFNNTCTDGSDEKHCGATTFESGAGGWHDVSVGHLRWGLQRLAEPNTFLTGSFLALQEGEGQMVSAAKARTPLLGPSGPTCTMEMSYLIQSGPQGFLAVRILDHTTGTTQLAWHTQGRGVTAGEHVRVPLGERSWPFQVELLALVDLQGSASVGVDNVTFEQCYLGVVAPSAAELTCSFERDMCGWYQDQSSDFKWVHNMGQGQGSDHTTGSGYFLSVDPSALWSRGQQAQLITSRQDPAAAPRCLSFWYLLAGPQIGTLNLKLQPEGEEETVLWTCRGTQGSIWHRAWATLPATGQKPYRVAFEVLRDGFLGDVGLDDLALTAGPCGAELSCSFEAEGCGLAASGQGTWQRQSNGTGTTAGPAADHTTGTAAGHYMVVSTGRDSLPAGHRAVLTSQPYQPSVPAQCLAFWYQLSARTPGSLGVFVEQSGVRRKVLSVSTMEGSGWHRGHGTIQPDGDWQVVFEAVGAGGDHGYIALDDLHVSDGACPEPASCDFEQDMCGWSSPSDPHLHSFAWGWKSGVPLAKYPGPEQDHTLGTRNGHYVHFDTSVLGAGGTSALLESQPLPAATDSCLRFWYHMDIPEHL; from the exons ATGGCTGCAGGCGGGCAGGTGCTGGtcttcctggtgctgctgg CCAAGACCCTCCTCCCCTGCGGGTCAGTGATCAtcaacagctgcagcagcacagctgagcagctctgtgacTTTGTCTGCGACTGCAGTGACTGCTCCGACGAGAACCAGTGTG GGTACCTGCgaggctcagcagtgctgggcaccCCCTTCACTTGTGACTTTGAGGATGGTGACTGTGGTTGGCAGGACGTGGGCACCTCAACATACAGATGGGTGCGGGGCcaggccagcctggccaggtgGGGCACAGGGCCTCACTCAGACCACACCGTGGGCACCGACCTGG gctcattctTGGTGACTGTGTCCCCCCCTGCAAAGACTGTGGCTACGGCCTGGCTCAGGTCACCAGAGATGCAGGAAGCAGCTGCCACATGTGAGATCAGAGCCTGGTACCACCTCTCAGGAAGCTGTGAGGGCACGCAAG GGCTCAATGAGAtggagcagccagtgctgcgCCTGGACGTGGCATACAGGGACGAGGTGGTGGGGCTGTGGCAGAACCCTGAGCGCAGCAGCAAGGGCTGGCACCAGCTGGTCGCCTACCTGGGCCGGATCACGGGGCAGTTCCAG CTTATCTTCTCCCTGACACAACCACCCGCCTGCGGGGCAGAGGTGGCACTCGATGACATCATCTTCAGGAACTGTGGCTTGCCAG ggcccGGGCAGCAGGACTGTGGGGCCCAGGAGAGCCGCTGCAGCCGCGGCTCCTGCGTGGCACAGCACCGCCTCTGCGACGGTACGGACGACTGCGGGGACGGCTGGGACGAGGACACGACACGTTGCA agtCCTTCACCAACTGCTCCTTTGAGCGTCATCTCTGCAACTGGGAGGCAGAACCTGGGCCGCCATCGTGGGACAGGAACACAAGCCTGAACCTGGGCACCTTGTATGGCTTCCCCACCCGGGACCACAGCACCAACAGCAGGGCAG GGTTTTTCCTCCACGTGAACAGTGCCCCCAACATGGGGCCCAGCggcacagctcagctcagcagccccACTTTCCAGGCCACCAATTCTTGCTCT CTCGTGCTATACTGCCACCTCCATGGCTCGGCCAACAGTAACCTCAGCATCTTCTATGTGACCAACTCCACCAAGCAGCTGGTGAGGGAGAGGACAGGGGACATGGGCAGCTGCTGGTTCCGGGAGAGAGTGAACTTCAGTGTGACAGAGGCCTTCAAG GTGCTGATCGAAGGGGTGGCTGGCAATGGGGGGACTGTGGCCATCGATGACCTGATCCTGTCACCGGGCTGTGTGAAGGAGCAGG GGAAGTCTCCAGTCACGCTGCCGAGCCAGGCAGGTGCCAGTCCCTGTGCAGCAGGGGAGGTGGCCTGTGACAGCGGGGGCTGCATCGCCGCAGAGCTGGCCTGTGACTTCAACAATACGTGCACCGACGGCTCCGATGAGAAGCACTGCG GGGCAACAACCTTCGAGtcaggggctgggggctggcacGATGTCAGTGTGGGGCACCTGCGCTGGGGTCTGCAGAGGCTCGCTGAGCCCAACACCTTCCTCACAG GGTCTTTCCTGGCCCTCCAGGAAGGAGAAGGACAGATGGTGAGTGCTGCAAAGGCACGAACTCCTCTGCTGGGCCCCTCTGGCCCCACCTGCACCATGGAGATGAGCTACCTCATCCAGAGTGGCCCCCAAG GCTTCCTCGCTGTCCGCATCCTGGATCACACCACCGGCACCACCCAGCTGGCCTGGCACACGCAGGGTCGTGGTGTCACAGCCGGGGAACATGTCCGTGTCCCcctgggagagaggagctggCCATTCCAG GTCGAGCTGCTGGCGCTGGTGGATCTGCAGGGTTCGGCAAGTGTCGGCGTCGACAACGTGACGTTCGAGCAGTGCTACCTCGGCGTGGTGGCACCCTCAGCTGCGG AGCTGACCTGCAGCTTTGAGAGGGACATGTGCGGCTGGTACCAGGATCAATCTAGTGACTTCAAATGGGTCCACAAcatggggcaggggcagggctcTGACCACACCACCGGCTCAG GCTACTTCTTGTCTGTGGACCCCTCTGCACTGTGGAGCCGcgggcagcaggcacagctcatCACATCCCGCCAggatcctgctgctgccccacgCTGTCTCTCCTTCTGGTACCTCCTGGCTGGCCCACAGATTG GCACCCTGAACCTCAAACTGCAgccagagggagaggaggagacagTGCTGTGGACCTGCCGGGGGACCCAGGGCAGCATCTGGCACCGGGCATGGGCGACACTGCCCGCCACGGGCCAAAAGCCATACAGG GTGGCCTTTGAGGTGCTGCGGGATGGGTTCCTGGGGGATGTGGGGCTGGACGACCTGGCGCTGACAGCGGGGCCCTGTGGGGCCGAGCTCTCCTGCTCCTTTGAGGCAGAGGGCTGTGGACTGGCCGCCAGCGGGCAGGGCACCTGGCAGCGACAGAGCAACGGCACCGGCACCACCGCCGGCCCCGCAGCCGATCACACCACCGGCACCGCCGCAG GTCATTACATGGTGGTGAGCACGGGCAGGGActccctgcctgcagggcacagggctgTCCTCACCTCCCAGCCCTACCAGCCCTCTGTGCCCGCCCAGTGCCTGGCCTTCTGGTACCAGCTGAGCGCCAGGACCCCAG GCTCCCTTGGGGTGTTTGTGGAGCAGAGCGGGGTGCGGAGGAAGGTGCTGAGTGTGAGCACCATGGAGGGGAGCGGCTGGCACCGCGGCCACGGCACCATCCAGCCTGATGGCGACTGGCAG GTGGTGTTCGaggcagtgggagctgggggtgACCATGGGTACATTGCGCTGGACGACCTGCACGTGTCAGACGGAGCCTGCCCtgagccag catCCTGTGACTTCGAGCAGGATATGTGCGGCTGGAGCAGCCCCTCGGACCCCCACCTGCACAGCTTTGCCTGGGGCTGGAAGAGCGGGGTCCCTCTAGCCAAGTACCCCGGCCCTGAGCAGGATCACACCCTGGGCACAAGAAATG gtcaCTATGTGCACTTCGACACCAGTGTGCTGGGTGCAGGGGGCACCAGTGCCCTGCTGGAGAGccagcccctgcctgctgccaccGACTCCTGCCTGCGGTTCTGGTACCACATGGACATCCCAGAGCACCTCT AG
- the MAMDC4 gene encoding apical endosomal glycoprotein isoform X1: MAAGGQVLVFLVLLAKTLLPCGSVIINSCSSTAEQLCDFVCDCSDCSDENQCGYLRGSAVLGTPFTCDFEDGDCGWQDVGTSTYRWVRGQASLARWGTGPHSDHTVGTDLGSFLVTVSPPAKTVATAWLRSPEMQEAAATCEIRAWYHLSGSCEGTQGLNEMEQPVLRLDVAYRDEVVGLWQNPERSSKGWHQLVAYLGRITGQFQLIFSLTQPPACGAEVALDDIIFRNCGLPGPGQQDCGAQESRCSRGSCVAQHRLCDGTDDCGDGWDEDTTRCKSFTNCSFERHLCNWEAEPGPPSWDRNTSLNLGTLYGFPTRDHSTNSRAGFFLHVNSAPNMGPSGTAQLSSPTFQATNSCSLVLYCHLHGSANSNLSIFYVTNSTKQLVRERTGDMGSCWFRERVNFSVTEAFKVLIEGVAGNGGTVAIDDLILSPGCVKEQGKSPVTLPSQAGASPCAAGEVACDSGGCIAAELACDFNNTCTDGSDEKHCGATTFESGAGGWHDVSVGHLRWGLQRLAEPNTFLTGSFLALQEGEGQMVSAAKARTPLLGPSGPTCTMEMSYLIQSGPQGFLAVRILDHTTGTTQLAWHTQGRGVTAGEHVRVPLGERSWPFQVELLALVDLQGSASVGVDNVTFEQCYLGVVAPSAAELTCSFERDMCGWYQDQSSDFKWVHNMGQGQGSDHTTGSGYFLSVDPSALWSRGQQAQLITSRQDPAAAPRCLSFWYLLAGPQIGTLNLKLQPEGEEETVLWTCRGTQGSIWHRAWATLPATGQKPYRVAFEVLRDGFLGDVGLDDLALTAGPCGAELSCSFEAEGCGLAASGQGTWQRQSNGTGTTAGPAADHTTGTAAGHYMVVSTGRDSLPAGHRAVLTSQPYQPSVPAQCLAFWYQLSARTPGSLGVFVEQSGVRRKVLSVSTMEGSGWHRGHGTIQPDGDWQVVFEAVGAGGDHGYIALDDLHVSDGACPEPASCDFEQDMCGWSSPSDPHLHSFAWGWKSGVPLAKYPGPEQDHTLGTRNGHYVHFDTSVLGAGGTSALLESQPLPAATDSCLRFWYHMDIPEHLSSGELRVILHSTAGQRMVWSVEGHHSWGWQGSMVPVQSPSEFQIIFEITTRRWPLEGTVALDDIVYSAGVGCHSSPEEPVEEKPSGSFVAEVVLGLLLALVIVTLVATGGWYWLKQQGLASRTPAESDTPQGFDNITFRDDKVIVSPVPREGDEA; this comes from the exons ATGGCTGCAGGCGGGCAGGTGCTGGtcttcctggtgctgctgg CCAAGACCCTCCTCCCCTGCGGGTCAGTGATCAtcaacagctgcagcagcacagctgagcagctctgtgacTTTGTCTGCGACTGCAGTGACTGCTCCGACGAGAACCAGTGTG GGTACCTGCgaggctcagcagtgctgggcaccCCCTTCACTTGTGACTTTGAGGATGGTGACTGTGGTTGGCAGGACGTGGGCACCTCAACATACAGATGGGTGCGGGGCcaggccagcctggccaggtgGGGCACAGGGCCTCACTCAGACCACACCGTGGGCACCGACCTGG gctcattctTGGTGACTGTGTCCCCCCCTGCAAAGACTGTGGCTACGGCCTGGCTCAGGTCACCAGAGATGCAGGAAGCAGCTGCCACATGTGAGATCAGAGCCTGGTACCACCTCTCAGGAAGCTGTGAGGGCACGCAAG GGCTCAATGAGAtggagcagccagtgctgcgCCTGGACGTGGCATACAGGGACGAGGTGGTGGGGCTGTGGCAGAACCCTGAGCGCAGCAGCAAGGGCTGGCACCAGCTGGTCGCCTACCTGGGCCGGATCACGGGGCAGTTCCAG CTTATCTTCTCCCTGACACAACCACCCGCCTGCGGGGCAGAGGTGGCACTCGATGACATCATCTTCAGGAACTGTGGCTTGCCAG ggcccGGGCAGCAGGACTGTGGGGCCCAGGAGAGCCGCTGCAGCCGCGGCTCCTGCGTGGCACAGCACCGCCTCTGCGACGGTACGGACGACTGCGGGGACGGCTGGGACGAGGACACGACACGTTGCA agtCCTTCACCAACTGCTCCTTTGAGCGTCATCTCTGCAACTGGGAGGCAGAACCTGGGCCGCCATCGTGGGACAGGAACACAAGCCTGAACCTGGGCACCTTGTATGGCTTCCCCACCCGGGACCACAGCACCAACAGCAGGGCAG GGTTTTTCCTCCACGTGAACAGTGCCCCCAACATGGGGCCCAGCggcacagctcagctcagcagccccACTTTCCAGGCCACCAATTCTTGCTCT CTCGTGCTATACTGCCACCTCCATGGCTCGGCCAACAGTAACCTCAGCATCTTCTATGTGACCAACTCCACCAAGCAGCTGGTGAGGGAGAGGACAGGGGACATGGGCAGCTGCTGGTTCCGGGAGAGAGTGAACTTCAGTGTGACAGAGGCCTTCAAG GTGCTGATCGAAGGGGTGGCTGGCAATGGGGGGACTGTGGCCATCGATGACCTGATCCTGTCACCGGGCTGTGTGAAGGAGCAGG GGAAGTCTCCAGTCACGCTGCCGAGCCAGGCAGGTGCCAGTCCCTGTGCAGCAGGGGAGGTGGCCTGTGACAGCGGGGGCTGCATCGCCGCAGAGCTGGCCTGTGACTTCAACAATACGTGCACCGACGGCTCCGATGAGAAGCACTGCG GGGCAACAACCTTCGAGtcaggggctgggggctggcacGATGTCAGTGTGGGGCACCTGCGCTGGGGTCTGCAGAGGCTCGCTGAGCCCAACACCTTCCTCACAG GGTCTTTCCTGGCCCTCCAGGAAGGAGAAGGACAGATGGTGAGTGCTGCAAAGGCACGAACTCCTCTGCTGGGCCCCTCTGGCCCCACCTGCACCATGGAGATGAGCTACCTCATCCAGAGTGGCCCCCAAG GCTTCCTCGCTGTCCGCATCCTGGATCACACCACCGGCACCACCCAGCTGGCCTGGCACACGCAGGGTCGTGGTGTCACAGCCGGGGAACATGTCCGTGTCCCcctgggagagaggagctggCCATTCCAG GTCGAGCTGCTGGCGCTGGTGGATCTGCAGGGTTCGGCAAGTGTCGGCGTCGACAACGTGACGTTCGAGCAGTGCTACCTCGGCGTGGTGGCACCCTCAGCTGCGG AGCTGACCTGCAGCTTTGAGAGGGACATGTGCGGCTGGTACCAGGATCAATCTAGTGACTTCAAATGGGTCCACAAcatggggcaggggcagggctcTGACCACACCACCGGCTCAG GCTACTTCTTGTCTGTGGACCCCTCTGCACTGTGGAGCCGcgggcagcaggcacagctcatCACATCCCGCCAggatcctgctgctgccccacgCTGTCTCTCCTTCTGGTACCTCCTGGCTGGCCCACAGATTG GCACCCTGAACCTCAAACTGCAgccagagggagaggaggagacagTGCTGTGGACCTGCCGGGGGACCCAGGGCAGCATCTGGCACCGGGCATGGGCGACACTGCCCGCCACGGGCCAAAAGCCATACAGG GTGGCCTTTGAGGTGCTGCGGGATGGGTTCCTGGGGGATGTGGGGCTGGACGACCTGGCGCTGACAGCGGGGCCCTGTGGGGCCGAGCTCTCCTGCTCCTTTGAGGCAGAGGGCTGTGGACTGGCCGCCAGCGGGCAGGGCACCTGGCAGCGACAGAGCAACGGCACCGGCACCACCGCCGGCCCCGCAGCCGATCACACCACCGGCACCGCCGCAG GTCATTACATGGTGGTGAGCACGGGCAGGGActccctgcctgcagggcacagggctgTCCTCACCTCCCAGCCCTACCAGCCCTCTGTGCCCGCCCAGTGCCTGGCCTTCTGGTACCAGCTGAGCGCCAGGACCCCAG GCTCCCTTGGGGTGTTTGTGGAGCAGAGCGGGGTGCGGAGGAAGGTGCTGAGTGTGAGCACCATGGAGGGGAGCGGCTGGCACCGCGGCCACGGCACCATCCAGCCTGATGGCGACTGGCAG GTGGTGTTCGaggcagtgggagctgggggtgACCATGGGTACATTGCGCTGGACGACCTGCACGTGTCAGACGGAGCCTGCCCtgagccag catCCTGTGACTTCGAGCAGGATATGTGCGGCTGGAGCAGCCCCTCGGACCCCCACCTGCACAGCTTTGCCTGGGGCTGGAAGAGCGGGGTCCCTCTAGCCAAGTACCCCGGCCCTGAGCAGGATCACACCCTGGGCACAAGAAATG gtcaCTATGTGCACTTCGACACCAGTGTGCTGGGTGCAGGGGGCACCAGTGCCCTGCTGGAGAGccagcccctgcctgctgccaccGACTCCTGCCTGCGGTTCTGGTACCACATGGACATCCCAGAGCACCTCT CCAGTGGGGAGCTGCGAGTGAtactgcacagcacagcagggcagcgCATGGTGTGGAGCGTGGAGGGACACcacagctggggctggcagggcagcatGGTGCCTGTGCAGAGCCCCAGCGAGTTCCAG ATCATCTTTGAGATCACCACACGGAGGTGGCCGTTGGAGGGGACAGTGGCACTGGATGATATTGTGTACAGTGCTGGGGTGGGCTGCCATTCTAGCCCGGAGGAGCCAGTGGAAG AGAAACCCTCAGGCAGCTTTGTGGCAGAGGTGGTGCTGGGTCTGCTCCTGGCCCTCGTCATTGTTACGCTGGTGGCTACTGGGGGCTGGTACTGGCTGAAGCAGCAAGGGCTGGCAAGCAGGACACCAGCGGAGAGTGACACTCCCCAGGGCTTTGACAACATTACCTTTCGAGAT GACAAGGTCATTGTATCTCCAGTGCCAAGGGAGGGGGATGAGGCTTGA
- the MAMDC4 gene encoding apical endosomal glycoprotein isoform X2, which yields MAAGGQVLVFLVLLAKTLLPCGSVIINSCSSTAEQLCDFVCDCSDCSDENQCGYLRGSAVLGTPFTCDFEDGDCGWQDVGTSTYRWVRGQASLARWGTGPHSDHTVGTDLGSFLVTVSPPAKTVATAWLRSPEMQEAAATCEIRAWYHLSGSCEGTQGLNEMEQPVLRLDVAYRDEVVGLWQNPERSSKGWHQLVAYLGRITGQFQLIFSLTQPPACGAEVALDDIIFRNCGLPGPGQQDCGAQESRCSRGSCVAQHRLCDGTDDCGDGWDEDTTRCKSFTNCSFERHLCNWEAEPGPPSWDRNTSLNLGTLYGFPTRDHSTNSRAGFFLHVNSAPNMGPSGTAQLSSPTFQATNSCSLVLYCHLHGSANSNLSIFYVTNSTKQLVRERTGDMGSCWFRERVNFSVTEAFKVLIEGVAGNGGTVAIDDLILSPGCVKEQGKSPVTLPSQAGASPCAAGEVACDSGGCIAAELACDFNNTCTDGSDEKHCGATTFESGAGGWHDVSVGHLRWGLQRLAEPNTFLTGSFLALQEGEGQMVSAAKARTPLLGPSGPTCTMEMSYLIQSGPQGFLAVRILDHTTGTTQLAWHTQGRGVTAGEHVRVPLGERSWPFQVELLALVDLQGSASVGVDNVTFEQCYLGVVAPSAAELTCSFERDMCGWYQDQSSDFKWVHNMGQGQGSDHTTGSGYFLSVDPSALWSRGQQAQLITSRQDPAAAPRCLSFWYLLAGPQIGTLNLKLQPEGEEETVLWTCRGTQGSIWHRAWATLPATGQKPYRVAFEVLRDGFLGDVGLDDLALTAGPCGAELSCSFEAEGCGLAASGQGTWQRQSNGTGTTAGPAADHTTGTAAGHYMVVSTGRDSLPAGHRAVLTSQPYQPSVPAQCLAFWYQLSARTPGSLGVFVEQSGVRRKVLSVSTMEGSGWHRGHGTIQPDGDWQVVFEAVGAGGDHGYIALDDLHVSDGACPEPASCDFEQDMCGWSSPSDPHLHSFAWGWKSGVPLAKYPGPEQDHTLGTRNGHYVHFDTSVLGAGGTSALLESQPLPAATDSCLRFWYHMDIPEHLCEHHRGGEEIIFEITTRRWPLEGTVALDDIVYSAGVGCHSSPEEPVEEKPSGSFVAEVVLGLLLALVIVTLVATGGWYWLKQQGLASRTPAESDTPQGFDNITFRDDKVIVSPVPREGDEA from the exons ATGGCTGCAGGCGGGCAGGTGCTGGtcttcctggtgctgctgg CCAAGACCCTCCTCCCCTGCGGGTCAGTGATCAtcaacagctgcagcagcacagctgagcagctctgtgacTTTGTCTGCGACTGCAGTGACTGCTCCGACGAGAACCAGTGTG GGTACCTGCgaggctcagcagtgctgggcaccCCCTTCACTTGTGACTTTGAGGATGGTGACTGTGGTTGGCAGGACGTGGGCACCTCAACATACAGATGGGTGCGGGGCcaggccagcctggccaggtgGGGCACAGGGCCTCACTCAGACCACACCGTGGGCACCGACCTGG gctcattctTGGTGACTGTGTCCCCCCCTGCAAAGACTGTGGCTACGGCCTGGCTCAGGTCACCAGAGATGCAGGAAGCAGCTGCCACATGTGAGATCAGAGCCTGGTACCACCTCTCAGGAAGCTGTGAGGGCACGCAAG GGCTCAATGAGAtggagcagccagtgctgcgCCTGGACGTGGCATACAGGGACGAGGTGGTGGGGCTGTGGCAGAACCCTGAGCGCAGCAGCAAGGGCTGGCACCAGCTGGTCGCCTACCTGGGCCGGATCACGGGGCAGTTCCAG CTTATCTTCTCCCTGACACAACCACCCGCCTGCGGGGCAGAGGTGGCACTCGATGACATCATCTTCAGGAACTGTGGCTTGCCAG ggcccGGGCAGCAGGACTGTGGGGCCCAGGAGAGCCGCTGCAGCCGCGGCTCCTGCGTGGCACAGCACCGCCTCTGCGACGGTACGGACGACTGCGGGGACGGCTGGGACGAGGACACGACACGTTGCA agtCCTTCACCAACTGCTCCTTTGAGCGTCATCTCTGCAACTGGGAGGCAGAACCTGGGCCGCCATCGTGGGACAGGAACACAAGCCTGAACCTGGGCACCTTGTATGGCTTCCCCACCCGGGACCACAGCACCAACAGCAGGGCAG GGTTTTTCCTCCACGTGAACAGTGCCCCCAACATGGGGCCCAGCggcacagctcagctcagcagccccACTTTCCAGGCCACCAATTCTTGCTCT CTCGTGCTATACTGCCACCTCCATGGCTCGGCCAACAGTAACCTCAGCATCTTCTATGTGACCAACTCCACCAAGCAGCTGGTGAGGGAGAGGACAGGGGACATGGGCAGCTGCTGGTTCCGGGAGAGAGTGAACTTCAGTGTGACAGAGGCCTTCAAG GTGCTGATCGAAGGGGTGGCTGGCAATGGGGGGACTGTGGCCATCGATGACCTGATCCTGTCACCGGGCTGTGTGAAGGAGCAGG GGAAGTCTCCAGTCACGCTGCCGAGCCAGGCAGGTGCCAGTCCCTGTGCAGCAGGGGAGGTGGCCTGTGACAGCGGGGGCTGCATCGCCGCAGAGCTGGCCTGTGACTTCAACAATACGTGCACCGACGGCTCCGATGAGAAGCACTGCG GGGCAACAACCTTCGAGtcaggggctgggggctggcacGATGTCAGTGTGGGGCACCTGCGCTGGGGTCTGCAGAGGCTCGCTGAGCCCAACACCTTCCTCACAG GGTCTTTCCTGGCCCTCCAGGAAGGAGAAGGACAGATGGTGAGTGCTGCAAAGGCACGAACTCCTCTGCTGGGCCCCTCTGGCCCCACCTGCACCATGGAGATGAGCTACCTCATCCAGAGTGGCCCCCAAG GCTTCCTCGCTGTCCGCATCCTGGATCACACCACCGGCACCACCCAGCTGGCCTGGCACACGCAGGGTCGTGGTGTCACAGCCGGGGAACATGTCCGTGTCCCcctgggagagaggagctggCCATTCCAG GTCGAGCTGCTGGCGCTGGTGGATCTGCAGGGTTCGGCAAGTGTCGGCGTCGACAACGTGACGTTCGAGCAGTGCTACCTCGGCGTGGTGGCACCCTCAGCTGCGG AGCTGACCTGCAGCTTTGAGAGGGACATGTGCGGCTGGTACCAGGATCAATCTAGTGACTTCAAATGGGTCCACAAcatggggcaggggcagggctcTGACCACACCACCGGCTCAG GCTACTTCTTGTCTGTGGACCCCTCTGCACTGTGGAGCCGcgggcagcaggcacagctcatCACATCCCGCCAggatcctgctgctgccccacgCTGTCTCTCCTTCTGGTACCTCCTGGCTGGCCCACAGATTG GCACCCTGAACCTCAAACTGCAgccagagggagaggaggagacagTGCTGTGGACCTGCCGGGGGACCCAGGGCAGCATCTGGCACCGGGCATGGGCGACACTGCCCGCCACGGGCCAAAAGCCATACAGG GTGGCCTTTGAGGTGCTGCGGGATGGGTTCCTGGGGGATGTGGGGCTGGACGACCTGGCGCTGACAGCGGGGCCCTGTGGGGCCGAGCTCTCCTGCTCCTTTGAGGCAGAGGGCTGTGGACTGGCCGCCAGCGGGCAGGGCACCTGGCAGCGACAGAGCAACGGCACCGGCACCACCGCCGGCCCCGCAGCCGATCACACCACCGGCACCGCCGCAG GTCATTACATGGTGGTGAGCACGGGCAGGGActccctgcctgcagggcacagggctgTCCTCACCTCCCAGCCCTACCAGCCCTCTGTGCCCGCCCAGTGCCTGGCCTTCTGGTACCAGCTGAGCGCCAGGACCCCAG GCTCCCTTGGGGTGTTTGTGGAGCAGAGCGGGGTGCGGAGGAAGGTGCTGAGTGTGAGCACCATGGAGGGGAGCGGCTGGCACCGCGGCCACGGCACCATCCAGCCTGATGGCGACTGGCAG GTGGTGTTCGaggcagtgggagctgggggtgACCATGGGTACATTGCGCTGGACGACCTGCACGTGTCAGACGGAGCCTGCCCtgagccag catCCTGTGACTTCGAGCAGGATATGTGCGGCTGGAGCAGCCCCTCGGACCCCCACCTGCACAGCTTTGCCTGGGGCTGGAAGAGCGGGGTCCCTCTAGCCAAGTACCCCGGCCCTGAGCAGGATCACACCCTGGGCACAAGAAATG gtcaCTATGTGCACTTCGACACCAGTGTGCTGGGTGCAGGGGGCACCAGTGCCCTGCTGGAGAGccagcccctgcctgctgccaccGACTCCTGCCTGCGGTTCTGGTACCACATGGACATCCCAGAGCACCTCTGTGAGCACcacaggggtggggaggag ATCATCTTTGAGATCACCACACGGAGGTGGCCGTTGGAGGGGACAGTGGCACTGGATGATATTGTGTACAGTGCTGGGGTGGGCTGCCATTCTAGCCCGGAGGAGCCAGTGGAAG AGAAACCCTCAGGCAGCTTTGTGGCAGAGGTGGTGCTGGGTCTGCTCCTGGCCCTCGTCATTGTTACGCTGGTGGCTACTGGGGGCTGGTACTGGCTGAAGCAGCAAGGGCTGGCAAGCAGGACACCAGCGGAGAGTGACACTCCCCAGGGCTTTGACAACATTACCTTTCGAGAT GACAAGGTCATTGTATCTCCAGTGCCAAGGGAGGGGGATGAGGCTTGA